In Geotalea uraniireducens, one genomic interval encodes:
- a CDS encoding ParA family protein, producing the protein MHSYPYVITVSSEKGGVGKTTLATNLAIYLKALDENLPITIFSFDNHFTVDRMFEIKGQSQQGTVADLLTETPGKNLVRIGQYGVGYIPSSTALTDLKASVKGPMVLARLLALSRIPGILIIDTRPDLDVLTQNALFAADRAIIPVKDMPSLENCRNIFALFDQRGLDRKSLALIPCLVDERIKYDGPFSDQKTLLKAYAINRGYRCFDCYISKSPKVESLNTNPDGKIYPILTHAKWTEVHGQFAQLAQTLMKEYRATSDLRAALFHQWLEAEEDRKKEEFFARLSGLKTECILCRRPVSNQEPGRVSFYFEVSDGSAAGFFEEECFFNLLMTNIYNIDVSRADDDPTFHIMRDASRESAFVFRPIANGTDATVEFHRFDLEGIHLLKKNYPLREYEGGLLRREESKLYRMVVETFGSKAGSTDNFLLVHPVNGQQPEAILREENYRGLTRLKQRIARQLVS; encoded by the coding sequence ATGCACAGTTACCCCTATGTTATCACCGTCTCCTCCGAAAAGGGAGGGGTTGGCAAAACGACGCTCGCCACCAACCTGGCCATATACCTCAAGGCGCTCGACGAAAATCTTCCGATTACCATTTTTTCCTTCGATAACCACTTCACCGTCGATCGGATGTTCGAGATCAAAGGGCAGTCGCAGCAAGGCACGGTCGCCGACCTGCTGACGGAAACACCGGGAAAGAATCTTGTCCGCATTGGTCAGTATGGCGTCGGCTACATCCCATCGTCAACGGCACTCACCGACCTGAAAGCATCTGTCAAGGGACCGATGGTTCTTGCCCGGTTGCTGGCCCTCTCCCGCATTCCCGGCATTCTGATCATCGATACCCGTCCCGACCTTGACGTTCTGACCCAAAACGCCCTCTTTGCCGCAGACCGGGCGATCATCCCCGTCAAAGATATGCCGAGTCTCGAAAATTGCCGGAACATCTTTGCCCTCTTCGACCAGCGGGGACTTGACCGGAAGAGTCTAGCTCTGATCCCTTGCCTGGTCGATGAGCGGATCAAGTACGATGGGCCATTCAGCGACCAGAAAACCTTGCTTAAGGCCTATGCCATCAACCGTGGCTATCGCTGCTTCGATTGCTATATTTCCAAAAGCCCGAAGGTGGAAAGCCTGAACACCAACCCCGACGGCAAGATTTACCCGATTCTCACCCATGCCAAATGGACCGAGGTCCACGGCCAATTTGCCCAACTGGCTCAAACCCTCATGAAAGAGTACCGCGCCACCTCCGACCTGCGCGCCGCGCTTTTCCACCAATGGCTTGAAGCCGAAGAGGACCGGAAAAAGGAAGAATTTTTCGCCCGATTGTCGGGGCTCAAGACGGAATGCATCCTCTGCCGCCGACCGGTTTCCAACCAGGAACCCGGTCGGGTTTCGTTTTATTTTGAAGTCTCCGATGGCAGCGCTGCCGGTTTTTTCGAAGAGGAATGTTTCTTCAACCTCCTGATGACCAACATTTACAACATTGATGTCTCCCGTGCAGACGATGACCCCACCTTCCACATCATGCGCGACGCCTCTCGTGAATCTGCTTTTGTTTTCAGACCAATTGCCAACGGCACGGATGCGACGGTCGAATTCCATCGCTTCGATCTTGAAGGGATCCATCTATTGAAAAAGAATTATCCATTGCGGGAATACGAGGGAGGGCTCCTCAGGCGGGAAGAGAGCAAACTATACAGGATGGTGGTTGAGACGTTCGGCAGCAAGGCCGGTTCGACGGACAACTTTTTGCTCGTCCATCCGGTCAACGGTCAGCAGCCGGAAGCCATCCTGCGGGAGGAGAATTACCGGGGGCTGACACGCCTGAAACAGCGCATCGCCCGCCAACTCGTTTCATAA
- a CDS encoding divergent polysaccharide deacetylase family protein: MAIIIDDMGKRLQEARSLADIGVPLTFSIIPGLPKDRQVAAEAEQRGIELLIHMPMEPKGYPAKRLEENGLLLGQSDEEIRARVGKYLEALPQAVGANNHMGSNFTENREKMAVVLNILKSRGLFFIDSKTSPASIGYDLAEEMGVRSASRNVFLDNIQQADYISKQLSQAVDIARKRGSAIAICHPHPVTIQTLAAELPRLREEGVTFVPVSRLVH, translated from the coding sequence GTGGCGATCATCATTGACGATATGGGAAAGCGTCTCCAGGAAGCCAGGTCGCTGGCGGATATCGGGGTTCCGCTGACGTTTTCAATTATTCCCGGCTTGCCGAAGGACCGCCAGGTCGCTGCCGAAGCCGAGCAGCGCGGGATTGAACTGTTGATTCACATGCCGATGGAGCCTAAGGGCTATCCTGCCAAGCGCCTTGAGGAAAACGGGTTGCTCTTAGGGCAGAGCGATGAGGAGATCAGGGCGCGGGTGGGGAAATACCTGGAGGCACTTCCCCAGGCTGTTGGCGCCAACAATCACATGGGATCCAATTTTACCGAAAATCGGGAGAAGATGGCGGTGGTGCTTAACATCCTGAAGAGCAGGGGCCTGTTCTTCATTGACAGTAAGACGTCACCGGCCTCCATCGGTTATGATCTGGCCGAAGAGATGGGAGTACGGAGTGCCTCGAGGAACGTTTTCCTCGACAATATTCAGCAAGCGGATTACATCTCGAAGCAATTAAGTCAGGCCGTTGACATTGCCCGCAAGCGGGGGAGTGCCATAGCGATCTGCCATCCCCACCCGGTGACGATCCAGACCCTGGCGGCCGAATTGCCTCGTTTGCGGGAGGAAGGGGTTACCTTTGTGCCGGTGTCCCGGCTCGTGCACTGA
- a CDS encoding cohesin domain-containing protein — MKLKLILWAAALMVLWLVVPEARAQSSGSLSLVENGQANSVEFTVYANGFANVQGVQFTLSYDAAVLSNPQVTKGSFAGSAFLESNTRSSGTVTVAMIQMTALSGSGPVAFVTFDRKTTSKATVALQYMIVPANGPEESSSTSNTSEGSQGESATTTDSSSSTGSSTTGSEAATSTTGTTTPSSSGYQEYGTSTITGVETGTAASGGGAAAPGNATVPAENSQEVPGPALTEEPAQSPSPAAEGAVTNEPRPERNSASPEEHGEGKYVAYASVLDRFKAFVGERTPQALMALFQKPVSEAISQEPAICLTDGKTTAKVLVALAEGEKNAPNFALRGATLKSLKKDARHWVVEALPAAGRHDASLTVVYGAYMVDYPLTVAPPIEQPNDRKLLTNEAGFIQFIAQRGSDKSPLFDLNKDGKRDYLDDFIFTANYLVIHGSGKGHKAK, encoded by the coding sequence ATGAAATTGAAGCTTATTTTGTGGGCCGCTGCCCTGATGGTTCTGTGGCTCGTTGTCCCTGAGGCGCGGGCACAAAGCAGCGGCTCCCTGTCTTTAGTTGAAAATGGGCAGGCGAATTCCGTTGAATTCACTGTTTATGCAAATGGATTTGCCAATGTGCAAGGGGTACAATTCACGTTGTCCTATGATGCGGCGGTCCTTTCTAACCCCCAAGTAACAAAAGGTTCATTTGCGGGGAGCGCCTTCCTTGAATCAAATACGCGATCTTCTGGAACTGTCACTGTCGCGATGATTCAAATGACGGCCTTGTCCGGCAGTGGCCCGGTGGCATTTGTTACGTTTGACCGAAAGACAACCAGTAAAGCGACCGTTGCCCTGCAATATATGATAGTCCCGGCAAATGGTCCCGAGGAATCTTCGAGTACTTCCAATACGTCGGAAGGGTCACAGGGGGAGTCAGCGACAACTACGGACAGCTCTTCTTCCACCGGATCATCCACTACTGGCAGTGAGGCGGCGACCAGTACCACAGGTACCACAACCCCTTCATCGTCGGGTTATCAGGAGTATGGTACGTCCACGATCACCGGTGTCGAAACGGGGACAGCGGCATCAGGTGGAGGGGCTGCCGCGCCGGGGAATGCCACTGTGCCGGCAGAGAACTCGCAGGAAGTGCCAGGGCCTGCGTTGACTGAAGAGCCAGCGCAATCGCCATCTCCCGCCGCTGAAGGTGCAGTGACTAACGAGCCCCGACCGGAGCGCAATTCTGCGTCGCCCGAAGAGCATGGTGAAGGCAAGTACGTAGCGTACGCGAGTGTCCTCGATCGTTTCAAAGCGTTTGTCGGAGAGCGGACTCCTCAGGCGTTGATGGCGCTTTTCCAAAAACCTGTCTCCGAAGCGATTAGTCAAGAGCCAGCAATCTGTCTGACCGATGGCAAGACGACAGCCAAGGTCTTGGTGGCACTTGCCGAAGGGGAGAAAAACGCCCCGAATTTCGCGCTGCGAGGTGCCACTCTCAAATCGTTGAAAAAGGACGCCCGGCATTGGGTCGTCGAAGCGTTACCGGCGGCCGGCCGGCATGATGCATCTTTGACGGTCGTCTACGGTGCGTATATGGTTGATTACCCGCTGACCGTCGCCCCGCCAATCGAACAGCCGAACGATCGAAAGCTCCTGACAAACGAGGCCGGATTTATTCAGTTTATTGCGCAGAGAGGTTCTGACAAGAGTCCGCTATTTGATTTGAATAAGGATGGCAAACGGGATTACCTGGACGATTTTATTTTTACGGCGAACTATCTTGTTATCCACGGCAGTGGCAAAGGCCACAAGGCAAAGTAG
- a CDS encoding AfsR/SARP family transcriptional regulator, with product MSEQLSVPEEMVLIKTFGGLSLSYQGSPISIVWESQKARILFCYLLISYDQWVHRDKLIEMIWPGCDMVAGAKNFKTTLSRLRKSFSGARSVNPVLSLGEAIRLNYNIFSLDSSQFKYHASSGIKMLARGEIAAARKYLEAAQDIYLGDFLPEEPFDSFISAERSELEQLYRSVLTSLEKVYHLEGNSDAVEAITILKKVSAVVQNI from the coding sequence ATGTCGGAACAATTGAGCGTCCCGGAAGAGATGGTCCTGATCAAAACCTTTGGCGGCCTGTCGCTTTCGTATCAGGGGAGCCCAATATCCATTGTCTGGGAGAGTCAGAAGGCGAGAATCCTTTTCTGCTACCTGCTCATTTCCTATGATCAGTGGGTGCATCGCGATAAGTTGATTGAGATGATCTGGCCCGGATGCGATATGGTTGCCGGGGCGAAGAACTTCAAGACCACTCTTAGCCGGTTGCGTAAATCATTTTCCGGTGCCCGCTCTGTAAATCCGGTTCTCAGCCTTGGCGAAGCGATACGGCTCAATTATAATATTTTTTCGCTTGATTCGAGCCAGTTCAAGTATCATGCCTCTTCCGGCATCAAGATGCTTGCCCGGGGTGAGATTGCCGCTGCCCGCAAATACCTGGAAGCAGCCCAGGATATTTACTTGGGTGATTTCCTTCCCGAGGAGCCTTTCGATTCTTTCATCAGTGCTGAAAGGAGCGAACTGGAGCAGCTTTATCGGTCGGTGCTTACTTCACTGGAAAAGGTATACCATCTGGAAGGAAATTCGGACGCCGTCGAGGCGATCACTATTCTTAAAAAAGTCTCCGCTGTCGTGCAAAATATCTGA
- a CDS encoding S41 family peptidase yields the protein MFKNGRGKKIALLVASLMTLMMLGGVVVQKQCAAEGSNDYDSIELFTDVLAIVKKSYVEEVDTKKLIYGAINGMLASLDPHSSFMPPDMYKEMRIDTKGSFGGLGIEITIKDGLLTVISPIEDTPAFRAGIKAGDQILKIEDKFTKDLTIMDAVKRMRGPKGTKVTLTIMREGFDKPKEFTLVRDIIQVKSVRYKTLDDGYGYVRIAQFQEKTDEDLSKALASLKQENGGSLKGLILDLRNDPGGLLDQAVKVADHFISDGLIVYTEGREKDSRMQFSARASGTEPNYPLVVLINSGSASASEIVAGALQDHKRAVIMGTQSFGKGSVQTIIPLSDESGLRLTTALYYTPSGRSIQAKGITPDIVVERAEIQATDRKEGHIREKDLENHFENEGKDKPENQAGKDKTPVHKIDEQLKGDYQVQRALDLLKGWEILKNINKD from the coding sequence ATGTTCAAAAACGGAAGAGGAAAAAAGATTGCACTTCTCGTAGCATCATTGATGACCCTGATGATGCTGGGCGGCGTTGTTGTTCAGAAACAATGCGCTGCTGAAGGGAGTAATGACTACGATTCCATTGAGCTGTTCACTGACGTACTGGCCATTGTGAAGAAGAGTTATGTCGAAGAGGTCGATACCAAGAAGCTGATTTATGGTGCTATAAATGGGATGCTCGCCTCGCTTGATCCCCATAGTTCGTTTATGCCTCCCGATATGTATAAAGAAATGAGGATCGATACCAAGGGTTCTTTCGGCGGACTCGGGATCGAGATTACCATTAAGGATGGCCTTTTGACGGTCATTTCACCCATCGAGGACACCCCGGCATTCCGCGCCGGGATCAAGGCCGGTGACCAGATTCTGAAAATCGAGGACAAGTTCACCAAGGACCTGACGATCATGGATGCTGTGAAGCGGATGCGCGGGCCCAAGGGGACAAAAGTGACCCTTACCATAATGCGGGAGGGCTTCGACAAGCCGAAGGAGTTCACCCTTGTCCGCGACATAATCCAGGTCAAGAGTGTGCGGTACAAGACCCTGGATGACGGGTACGGCTACGTGCGGATCGCCCAATTCCAGGAGAAGACCGATGAGGACCTTTCCAAGGCTCTTGCCAGCCTCAAGCAGGAGAACGGTGGAAGTTTGAAAGGGCTTATTCTGGACCTGCGCAATGATCCCGGCGGGCTTCTCGATCAGGCGGTAAAAGTTGCCGATCATTTTATCAGCGACGGCCTGATCGTCTATACTGAAGGAAGAGAGAAGGACTCACGGATGCAGTTCTCTGCCCGGGCAAGCGGAACAGAACCTAATTATCCACTGGTAGTTCTGATCAACAGTGGGAGTGCCAGTGCTTCCGAGATTGTCGCCGGAGCGCTGCAGGATCATAAGCGTGCGGTTATCATGGGGACGCAGAGCTTCGGTAAAGGTTCTGTCCAAACGATTATCCCTCTCTCCGATGAATCAGGGTTACGCTTGACGACGGCGCTGTATTATACCCCGAGCGGTCGATCGATCCAGGCTAAAGGGATTACCCCGGATATCGTTGTCGAGCGTGCTGAAATTCAGGCGACCGACAGGAAGGAAGGGCATATCCGGGAGAAAGATCTGGAAAATCATTTTGAAAATGAAGGCAAGGACAAACCGGAGAATCAAGCTGGAAAGGATAAAACTCCGGTACACAAGATTGACGAACAGCTGAAAGGTGATTACCAGGTGCAACGAGCGCTTGATCTGCTAAAAGGTTGGGAAATCCTCAAAAATATAAATAAGGATTAA
- a CDS encoding murein hydrolase activator EnvC family protein yields MKKMLFVGCLGMLLAASLAQGADVRDQLQGVKKEIREKKRLLKKTTKVEKQVSGELQEIDSSLREKQSQLLSLSRDLQRVEQNISQTGKDIEIAKGEVERKKTEIQHRLVSIYKAGEISNVRMFYSSESFPQMVENLRYMRSVIDNDRRLFADYNLKIAELSKLKGKLEGEAKRKEVLASGIEHKKQEIQTEKQRKVAYLSQVRQDKQSYLASLRELQANARRLQVMVEKLEALSRRSYTPKGEKGRPKGRFPELPLVTDKGFGAQRGKLAMPAGGQIVDTFGRHKHPDFNSYTVSNGISIAAPAGAPIHAVYEGKVIFANYFKGYGNMVIIDHGGGFFSLYAHASRIAKGVGAEVSRNETIASVGDVDSSRGPMLYFEIRYQGRPIDPSPWFR; encoded by the coding sequence ATGAAAAAAATGCTGTTCGTCGGATGTCTGGGGATGCTCCTTGCCGCATCGCTTGCGCAGGGTGCGGATGTACGTGATCAGCTGCAGGGGGTCAAAAAGGAGATCCGGGAAAAGAAGCGGCTGCTGAAAAAGACGACCAAGGTGGAGAAGCAGGTTTCCGGCGAACTTCAGGAGATTGATAGTTCGCTGCGCGAAAAACAGTCGCAGTTATTATCATTGAGCCGTGATCTGCAGCGCGTAGAACAGAACATTTCCCAGACCGGCAAAGACATCGAGATCGCCAAAGGTGAGGTTGAACGAAAGAAAACCGAAATTCAGCACCGGCTCGTTTCTATCTATAAGGCGGGAGAAATTAGCAATGTCAGAATGTTTTATTCATCCGAATCGTTTCCGCAAATGGTCGAGAACCTGCGCTACATGCGATCGGTTATTGATAACGATCGGCGGCTTTTTGCCGACTATAACCTTAAGATTGCGGAATTGTCGAAGCTGAAAGGGAAGCTTGAAGGTGAGGCAAAACGTAAGGAAGTCCTGGCCTCCGGCATTGAGCATAAGAAACAGGAGATTCAAACCGAAAAGCAAAGGAAGGTGGCGTACCTAAGCCAGGTACGACAGGATAAACAGTCCTATTTGGCGTCTCTGCGCGAGCTGCAGGCTAATGCCCGGCGGCTTCAGGTCATGGTGGAAAAACTTGAAGCGCTGAGTAGAAGAAGTTATACTCCGAAGGGAGAAAAAGGCCGCCCGAAAGGGCGTTTCCCCGAGCTTCCCCTGGTAACCGACAAGGGGTTCGGCGCCCAACGCGGCAAGCTTGCGATGCCGGCCGGCGGCCAGATCGTTGACACCTTCGGCCGCCATAAGCATCCGGACTTTAATTCGTACACGGTCAGTAACGGCATTTCCATTGCTGCTCCGGCTGGGGCGCCGATCCATGCCGTGTACGAAGGCAAAGTGATTTTTGCCAACTATTTCAAGGGATATGGTAACATGGTGATCATTGATCATGGTGGCGGTTTTTTTAGTCTTTACGCCCATGCATCACGGATTGCCAAAGGAGTAGGGGCGGAAGTCAGCCGTAACGAGACAATCGCCAGTGTCGGAGACGTCGATTCTTCCCGGGGTCCGATGCTCTATTTCGAGATCCGCTATCAGGGACGGCCGATTGATCCGTCGCCGTGGTTCAGGTAA
- the ftsX gene encoding permease-like cell division protein FtsX, with translation MSRNKQTKRPKLSGDGAAGRLSYFVGRAVLNMRQNTLVNILTVGTITLALLIVSLFLLVYVNLETTADEWSGKIQVVAYLDKEPLPQDLSVMMNRIKAIDGTAGVAYVSKVKAMERFRSRLKGQESLLDGVPADVLPASLEITLKRKTREDVAMDAYVRQLKKVPGIDEVQYGEEWVRRFNAFMNFVRFAGALLGAFLLLAVLFIVSNTIKLTIYARKDELEVMELVGATSLFIKTPFLIEGAVQGAIGALLSQLILVASYYGFLHSANNFLNFSGAVSGLSFLPPSYVAGIFGGGIALGFLGSIFSLKHFIGSQS, from the coding sequence ATGTCGCGCAATAAACAGACAAAGCGGCCGAAACTTTCCGGCGATGGCGCGGCGGGCCGTCTTTCATATTTTGTCGGCAGGGCGGTCCTAAACATGCGTCAGAATACTCTTGTAAATATCCTGACCGTCGGGACGATAACCCTCGCGTTATTGATCGTTTCGCTATTTCTCCTGGTGTATGTGAACCTCGAAACAACTGCCGACGAGTGGAGCGGCAAGATCCAGGTTGTTGCATACCTGGATAAAGAGCCGCTTCCCCAGGATTTATCGGTTATGATGAACAGGATCAAGGCGATCGACGGTACGGCAGGAGTTGCTTATGTCAGCAAGGTTAAGGCGATGGAGCGGTTCCGCTCGCGACTGAAAGGCCAGGAATCGCTGCTTGACGGGGTGCCGGCCGATGTCCTGCCCGCTTCGCTGGAAATTACCCTGAAGCGCAAGACGCGCGAAGATGTGGCGATGGATGCTTATGTGCGCCAGCTGAAAAAAGTCCCTGGAATAGATGAAGTCCAATATGGTGAAGAGTGGGTGCGCCGTTTTAATGCCTTCATGAATTTCGTGCGGTTCGCCGGGGCACTATTGGGGGCGTTTCTGCTGCTGGCGGTGTTGTTTATTGTCTCCAACACGATCAAGCTGACCATTTATGCCCGCAAGGACGAGCTTGAAGTAATGGAGCTAGTGGGCGCCACTTCTCTCTTTATCAAAACCCCTTTCCTGATTGAAGGGGCTGTTCAGGGGGCGATAGGGGCATTGCTGTCCCAATTGATTCTGGTGGCTTCATATTACGGATTTCTCCACAGTGCGAACAATTTCCTCAATTTTTCCGGAGCAGTGTCGGGTTTGTCGTTCCTGCCGCCTTCGTATGTCGCTGGCATCTTCGGGGGAGGGATCGCCCTCGGATTTCTGGGGAGTATTTTCTCCCTGAAACATTTTATCGGCAGTCAATCATGA
- the ftsE gene encoding cell division ATP-binding protein FtsE, which yields MIQFHNVCMSYQRDSAALNDITLKVPKGDFVFVTGPSGAGKSTLLKLVYAAVMPNRGQILIDGQNIARLTRSQIPLLRRSVGVVFQDFKLLPNRTVFENVAITLEVLGWGKKDIGKKVYHVLKLMGLEHKIAATPLRLSGGEQQRVALARALVNDPKILLADEPTGNLDDENKEQILSIFKEANIRGTTVLVATHDRRVIENSHKRVVVLNRGQLVEDSNVAQ from the coding sequence ATGATTCAGTTTCATAATGTCTGCATGTCCTATCAGCGCGATTCCGCAGCGTTGAATGATATCACTCTCAAGGTCCCCAAAGGGGACTTTGTTTTTGTTACCGGGCCATCTGGAGCAGGGAAATCGACGCTGCTCAAGCTGGTTTACGCTGCGGTAATGCCGAATCGAGGCCAGATTCTGATCGATGGCCAGAATATCGCCCGGCTGACCCGGTCCCAGATTCCGCTGTTAAGGCGGAGTGTTGGAGTGGTATTTCAGGATTTCAAGCTTCTGCCCAACAGAACGGTTTTCGAGAACGTTGCCATCACTCTGGAGGTGCTCGGCTGGGGCAAAAAAGATATCGGGAAGAAAGTCTACCATGTTCTAAAGCTGATGGGGCTCGAGCACAAAATTGCCGCCACCCCGCTACGTCTCTCGGGAGGCGAGCAGCAGCGGGTCGCTTTGGCCAGAGCGCTGGTGAACGATCCCAAAATCCTCCTTGCCGACGAACCTACCGGCAACCTTGACGACGAGAACAAGGAGCAGATCCTGTCTATTTTCAAAGAGGCAAACATTAGAGGAACGACCGTTTTGGTTGCAACTCATGATCGGCGGGTGATTGAGAACAGCCATAAAAGGGTAGTGGTGTTGAACAGGGGACAGCTTGTGGAGGATAGCAATGTCGCGCAATAA
- a CDS encoding type IV pilin protein has product MLLKVLKNRKGFTLIELMIVLTIIGILASIAVPNYRISLIKAREAVLKEDLHTMNSAIDQYWADQGKYPDSLQDLIDKNYLPKVLPTDPITRKNDTWLVDPPPEQSSGGESGTKDLGNVYRVRSGSDLIATDGTPYRDW; this is encoded by the coding sequence ATGCTGCTGAAGGTGCTGAAAAATCGAAAGGGATTTACGCTGATCGAGCTGATGATCGTCTTGACGATTATCGGCATCCTGGCGTCTATCGCCGTTCCCAATTACCGGATCAGCCTGATCAAGGCGCGGGAAGCAGTGTTGAAGGAAGATCTCCATACGATGAATAGTGCCATCGATCAATACTGGGCCGATCAGGGCAAGTACCCGGATTCGCTTCAGGACCTCATTGACAAGAATTATCTGCCTAAAGTTCTTCCCACCGACCCGATCACCAGAAAGAATGACACTTGGCTCGTCGATCCACCGCCGGAACAGTCATCGGGAGGAGAATCGGGAACCAAGGATCTGGGAAATGTCTATCGGGTCCGGAGCGGGTCTGACCTGATCGCCACCGATGGTACCCCCTATCGGGATTGGTAA
- a CDS encoding type II secretion system protein encodes MKDQRGLTLIELIITVAILGVLASVVVPSVQMTVKRTKELELRRDLRLIRTAIDDYKKSYDEAVKGGKIPSVQNKSGYPETLDELVEGKDFGGLYSYKKKFLRKIPPDPFNPPLPGEKPQWGMRSYSDDPESTQWGGEDVYDVYSLSEGTAIDGTKYKDW; translated from the coding sequence ATGAAAGATCAGCGGGGCCTGACCCTGATCGAGCTGATTATCACGGTCGCCATTCTTGGCGTGCTCGCCAGTGTTGTTGTCCCGTCAGTCCAGATGACGGTAAAACGGACCAAAGAGCTTGAGCTGCGTCGTGATCTACGCTTGATCCGCACGGCAATCGACGACTACAAGAAAAGTTATGATGAGGCGGTTAAAGGGGGAAAAATCCCGTCGGTCCAGAACAAGTCGGGGTATCCGGAAACACTTGATGAACTGGTCGAGGGGAAGGATTTCGGCGGGCTTTATTCATATAAGAAGAAATTTTTGCGGAAAATCCCTCCCGATCCGTTCAATCCGCCTCTCCCGGGGGAGAAGCCGCAATGGGGAATGCGCTCATATAGTGATGATCCGGAAAGCACCCAGTGGGGTGGCGAAGATGTCTATGATGTCTATTCCCTGAGCGAAGGAACAGCCATCGACGGGACGAAGTACAAGGATTGGTAA